In Salvelinus namaycush isolate Seneca chromosome 20, SaNama_1.0, whole genome shotgun sequence, the following proteins share a genomic window:
- the LOC120065280 gene encoding fidgetin-like protein 2 has translation MHWSPEHAAPLSQWPEQHLDVSSTTSPPSAHKHDSRGYTTAAGYPWASDDISALTASSLLKRYAEKYSGLELPYERPAPGAYSELGTFLKSETEPWALGQGMECYPALEALAAGAKVGSASVGLPGTGSVTVVNSNLTSDPGYSGGGSCNGPPTQDYPLSYNSTYLSSGYCLQPGSALPPASLQTTPTLVSSYNPTNPVYNYPPGCYPHLQTSLAASYSHSHPSASYLPSGLSTPTPLTPRSTMEGGSYGYPSHSLGSGSETGGPLKRKAFEMAEEGEEGGGDGSRYRKYGNGHSKSHGNGHGNDYDIAGSEVQAYKPGKPLVSPPYGGQGEYSPSSGLGGESGGGGEHGFPHQRLAMKMPVSHARSEDPTGGR, from the coding sequence ATGCACTGGTCTCCGGAGCACGCGGCCCCCCTGTCCCAGTGGCCTGAGCAGCACCTGGATGTGTCTtccaccacctcccctccctctgcccACAAACACGACTCACGTGGTTACACCACTGCAGCCGGATACCCCTGGGCCAGCGACGACATCTCTGCCCTCACCGCCTCTTCCTTGTTAAAACGCTATGCCGAAAAGTACTCAGGCCTGGAGCTGCCCTACGAAAGGCCTGCCCCAGGGGCTTACTCAGAGCTTGGGACCTTCCTGAAGAGTGAGACTGAGCCCTGGGCCCTGGGGCAGGGCATGGAGTGCTACCCTGCGCTGGAGGCCCTGGCAGCAGGGGCCAAAGTGGGATCAGCATCAGTGGGCCTCCCTGGCACGGGCAGTGTGACGGTGGTGAACAGTAACTTGACCTCTGACCCTGGGTATAGTGGTGGTGGCTCCTGTAATGGCCCCCCCACTCAGGACTACCCCCTCTCCTACAACAGCACCTACCTCTCCTCAGGATACTGCCTCCAGCCCGGCTCAGCACTTCCCCCAGCCTCTCTGCAAACCACCCCCACCCTGGTGTCCAGCTACAACCCTACCAACCCTGTATACAACTACCCGCCAGGCTGCTACCCCCACCTCCAGACCAGCCTGGCAGCCAGCTACAGCCACAGCCACCCCAGTGCCTCCTACCTCCCCTCTGGGCTGAGCACCCCTACCCCCCTGACCCCCCGGTCCACCATGGAGGGGGGCAGCTATGGCTACCCCAGTCACAGCCTAGGGTCCGGCTCTGAGACAGGAGGGCCGCTGAAACGCAAGGCCTTTGAGATGgcggaagagggggaggagggaggaggagatggcTCGCGGTACAGGAAGTACGGCAACGGCCACAGCAAGAGCCACGGCAATGGTCACGGCAACGACTACGACATAGCGGGCTCAGAAGTCCAGGCCTACAAGCCCGGCAAGCCTCTGGTGTCGCCTCCTTATGGTGGGCAGGGGGAGTACAGCCCCTCCTCAGGCCTAGGGGGGGAGAGTGGGGGAGGAGGGGAACATGGCTTCCCCCATCAGAGGCTGGCCATGAAGATGCCTGTGTCACATGCACGATCTGAGGACCCAACTGGAGGACGCTAG